A genome region from Cucumis sativus cultivar 9930 chromosome 4, Cucumber_9930_V3, whole genome shotgun sequence includes the following:
- the LOC105435368 gene encoding subtilisin inhibitor CLSI-I isoform X1 produces MTFIALDFGFWLYSFSEWVKITKRARPLNIRRWVNQQPPSFLELMQLFQPEPPENKVWPSLVGLTAEEAEKKIKEEMPEVYVTVVPPNHAITFDLRFNRVWLFVDSSGKVRQTPSIG; encoded by the exons ATGACTTTTATTGCTTTAGATTTTGGGTTCTGGCTGTATAGTTTTTCAGAATGGGTGAAGATAACCAAAAGAGCAAGGCCCCTCAATATCAGAAGGTGGGTGAATCAACAACCTCCATCATTCCTA GAGCTAATGCAATTATTTCAACCCGAGCCACCAGAGAATAAGGTATGGCCGTCATTAGTGGGTTTGACAGCAGAAGAGGCAGAGAAGAAGATAAAGGAAGAAATGCCAGAGGTTTATGTTACAGTGGTTCCTCCTAATCATGCCATAACTTTTGATCTTCGATTTAACCGTGTTTGGCTATTCGTTGATTCTTCTGGCAAAGTTAGACAAACACCTTCTATTGGTTAA
- the LOC105435368 gene encoding subtilisin inhibitor CLSI-I isoform X2, which yields MGEDNQKSKAPQYQKVGESTTSIIPKNKVWPSLVGLTAEEAEKKIKEEMPEVYVTVVPPNHAITFDLRFNRVWLFVDSSGKVRQTPSIG from the exons ATGGGTGAAGATAACCAAAAGAGCAAGGCCCCTCAATATCAGAAGGTGGGTGAATCAACAACCTCCATCATTCCTA AGAATAAGGTATGGCCGTCATTAGTGGGTTTGACAGCAGAAGAGGCAGAGAAGAAGATAAAGGAAGAAATGCCAGAGGTTTATGTTACAGTGGTTCCTCCTAATCATGCCATAACTTTTGATCTTCGATTTAACCGTGTTTGGCTATTCGTTGATTCTTCTGGCAAAGTTAGACAAACACCTTCTATTGGTTAA
- the LOC101205197 gene encoding L-type lectin-domain containing receptor kinase S.4: MASSSFLFIIFFLSLIFLSTHTLSSHYTQLFYPGFYGSIDITLKESAEIESNGVLRLTSRNSRNNIGQAFYSSPIQFKNSSSDGGRGPSFSTCFVFCIIPENEGGHGFTFAIVPSKDLKGISQRFLGLFNESNFYGILSNHIFAVEFDTIFDVGIKDIDNDHVGIDLNSLISNATVHAAYFDELGKVHNLSLQSGKPIKVWIDYDSDEITLNVTISPFNSKPRNPILSYRVDLSSIFYEEMYIGFTASTGLLSRSSQFILGWSFAINGQARDLDISSLPLPKKKKTREKISLPVYVSITTASVFVISVFVLGFYLLRKCKKSEEIEPWELQLGPHRYSYRELKKATRNFSEKELLGYGGSGKVYRAILPISKTQIAVKRICHDSKQGLREFMTEIATIGMLRHRNLVQLLGWCRRERDLLLVYEFMENGSLDNYLFDDPVRILDWEERFKVIKGVASALLYLHEGYKQVVIHRDVKASNVLLDGELNGKLGDFGLAKVYEHGSAPDTTRVVGTLGYLAPELPRTGKSTTSSDVYAFGALMLEVACGRRPVEVKALPEEMTLVDWIWDKYREGQVLSVVDSKLQGVYDEVELTMVLKLGVMCSNNVPEQRPSMRQVVRCLDGEIGVVDEWKSPGGGSKGGGVGDFLGSFTSTSISGESSG, translated from the coding sequence ATggcatcttcttcttttttgttcatcatttttttcttgtctctaatttttctctccaCACATACCTTATCTTCTCACTACACCCAACTCTTCTACCCTGGTTTCTATGGATCCATCGACATAACTTTGAAAGAATCTGCAGAAATTGAAAGCAATGGAGTTTTGAGGCTCACCAGTCGTAATTCCCGAAACAACATCGGCCAGGCCTTTTACTCCTCTCCAATCCAGTTCAAAAACTCCTCCAGCGACGGTGGCCGTGGACCCTCTTTCTCCACTTGTTTTGTCTTCTGTATCATCCCCGAGAACGAGGGCGGCCATGGATTTACTTTCGCCATTGTCCCTTCTAAAGATCTCAAAGGCATTTCTCAGAGGTTTCTTGGACTCTTCAACGAATCCAATTTCTATGGGATACTTTCAAATCATATCTTCGCTGTGGAATTCGATACAATCTTCGATGTTGGGATCAAAGATATAGATAACGATCATGTGGGGATTGATTTAAACAGCTTGATTTCGAATGCCACTGTTCACGCTGCTTATTTTGACGAATTGGGTAAAGTTCATAATCTCTCACTTCAAAGTGGGAAGCCGATTAAAGTTTGGATTGATTATGATTCTGATGAAATCACTCTCAATGTTACGATTTCCCCTTTTAATTCAAAACCCAGAAACCCAATTCTGTCTTACAGAGTGGATCTTTCATCGATTTTTTATGAAGAAATGTACATTGGATTTACTGCATCAACAGGCTTACTTTCTAGAAGCTCACAGTTCATTTTAGGTTGGAGTTTCGCCATTAATGGCCAAGCTCGAGATCTTGATATCTCTTCACTTCCTTTacccaaaaagaagaaaacaagggAGAAAATCAGTCTCCCTGTTTATGTATCTATAACAACTGCCAGTGTTTTTGTGATCTCTGTTTTCGTTTTGGGTTTTTATCTCTTACGAAAGTGCAAAAAATCCGAAGAAATCGAACCGTGGGAGCTTCAATTAGGACCTCATCGATATTCCTAcagagaattaaaaaaagctACAAGAAATTTCAGCGAGAAGGAGCTTCTGGGGTATGGCGGATCTGGGAAAGTATACAGAGCAATCCTTCCAATTTCGAAAACCCAAATCGCCGTTAAGCGAATATGTCACGATTCAAAACAGGGTCTCCGGGAATTCATGACGGAGATCGCCACAATTGGAATGCTCCGTCACCGAAATCTGGTTCAGTTGTTAGGATGGTGTCGGCGGGAACGAGATCTGCTTCTTGTTTACGAGTTTATGGAGAATGGAAGCTTAGATAATTACTTATTCGACGATCCAGTAAGGATTTTGGATTGGGAAGAGAGATTCAAAGTGATTAAGGGAGTTGCCTCTGCTCTGCTTTATCTTCACGAGGGGTATAAACAGGTGGTGATTCATAGAGACGTGAAGGCAAGCAATGTGTTATTAGACGGCGAATTGAATGGAAAATTGGGGGATTTCGGGCTGGCAAAGGTGTACGAACACGGATCGGCACCGGATACCACTCGGGTAGTCGGAACTTTGGGGTATTTAGCACCAGAGCTGCCAAGAACAGGAAAATCGACGACGAGCTCCGATGTATACGCGTTTGGGGCTTTAATGCTGGAAGTGGCATGTGGGCGGCGGCCAGTGGAGGTGAAGGCGTTGCCGGAGGAGATGACGTTGGTGGATTGGATTTGGGATAAATACAGAGAAGGGCAGGTTTTGTCGGTCGTGGATTCGAAGCTCCAGGGAGTTTACGACGAGGTAGAGCTGACGATGGTGTTGAAATTGGGGGTAATGTGTTCGAATAATGTGCCGGAGCAAAGGCCGAGTATGAGGCAGGTAGTGCGGTGTTTGGACGGAGAAATTGGCGTCGTCGATGAATGGAAGTCGCCCGGCGGCGGAAGTAAGGGCGGTGGGGTGGGGGATTTTCTTGGGTCATTTACGTCCACGTCCATCAGTGGAGAAAGCTCCGGTTAA